TTCTAGATCTAGTCTATGAATCAAGGTTACCTGGCAAAGTTCAAACGATATATATCTAACTTGGGTTAAGGTGTGATGGCTTGTGTGGAAATAAAATGGTAGCATGTGACACTTAGGTCGCGCCAAGGGCTTGGTAGTGGGCTCCGCAACTTGTCCATGGATTCCTGTGATCTGTTTTCATTGTATCACGGTGGAGTCGGAGACGTGGTAGCATCGTTCAGGCGATGATAGGTCACAATGGATTAGATCGACACAAGCCATCCACATCTTTTCTTCTAAGCTCATCTTCAAAATAAGGATATGTTTTTGAGAAGGATTACATTATCTATAAATATAGAATTTAGAtaaatatacacacacacatatgaaTATATTCTATATCTTCTTTATATTCTGATAAGAAAATGAAAGGATAATAAGAAAATTCAAAAGAAAGAGAGGGTATTGATATATATTATGATCTGATGTGCTTTATTGGTATTCTAAATATAAGATTAATACTTCAAGTTGCTCAGTCGAGAAAGAGATGGTTGAATAAAAAGAATTCCTTTTTTGAAGTTTAATTTTTATCTGAAATTATCTATACCTAGCATTCGCGGCTGGGCAGAGAAGGAAAGTGTCCTTCACGCAAGTTTGTTTGATTCCTATGCATACTTGGCTCTTCGACTAAAGAGGGCATGACAATAGGAAGGCCAACCACTACATAaagcacatactccctccgtttctaaatatagggtgtatagtttttggcacgaaaaTTAAAGAATGCACGTGAAGGGAAAATTTCACGAGTTTTGAGTGAGATTACACctaactaattgacatgagaaaatagagaagTTTGCCTAATATAATGAAAtttaatcaaatccctaaaaaaatatctaaacgagtggtgcaacgcaatacaccttatattttagaattttttctcaaaaatctatacaccttatatcaaggaatggaGAGAGTATTTGTTTGTCTGTCGTGAAGTTAGAATCGCTAGGCCGTGAAGGTGTGGGGTAATGGTGATCACGTTAGTGGCGGCTGAATTTTCTTCTTTTGATGTGTGGGCTTTGTTTTGTCGTGGCCATGCCGTTCTAGGGTGGCCTAAATCTTGCTTGGCTGACCGTTGAATCTTGTaggagtttttttttttgaaactgaaaatcttgcaCTACTATTTTTGTTGGTTCTGTGCACATATGGTTAGCTTCTGAAAATCAATCAAAAGGGCAAAAGAATCTTCGTTTATGCGTTCTGGTTGTGTGTAGTGGGCTTTCTTTTACTTGAGCTCTCGTGGGCCGTTCCTCCGGCGGATCGACAAAGAAAGGAGTGTCACTCCACAAGCCCACATACTGGGCTGCTGTTTCCACTCCACCACCTCCAGCATGAGCTGTGACGAgatgagccgccgccgccgccgccgcccacgctcgccgccgccgccgcccgcgccggtgCCGCCGCTGGAGGACGACAACCTGCTCTCCGAgatactcctccgcctcccgccagATCCGTCCTCCCTCCCTCGCGCCTCCCTCGTCTCCAAGCGCTGGCTCGGCCTCGTCTCCGACCCCGGCTTCTGTCGCCGcttccgcctccaccaccgccacaACCCTCCTCTCATTGGTTTCTTCGAGGGCTTCCGTTTCCAACCTACGATGGATCCCCCCAATCGTGTCCCGGATGGCCACTTCTCCGTGCGCATCGACACCGGCGGCATGTTCAGGAATTTTGGATCCCGCCATGGCCTCCTACTCACCTTCCACGGAACAGGGAACCAGCTCCTGGTGTGGGACCCCTTCAACGTCGCCCAGCACCGCGTAGCCGTTCCCCCAGGGTTCGATGAGAAGAAGCACTTTATCAGTGGGGCGGTGTATCGCGCCGCCGGAGACATCCAACACTTCCAGGTGGTCTTGGTAAGCGCAGAGACAGACGAGCTTCAGCATAGACAGGTCATCGCCCGCGTTTACTCGTCGGAGACTGGCGCATGGGGTGATCGCATCTCAACACCATGTTCATCCAAACTTCCCACCAATATGGGCTTTAGTCTGAGTGTGCTAGTTGGGCATTCCCTTTACTGGTTGTTCGTGGACATATCGACTGGCAGAGTGGATGGCATAGTTGAGTTTGATTTGGAGATGCAGATCCTAGCTGTGAAACCGATGCCAGTCGATATTGCCAAGGAAAAACAGGGCAAATTCCAGCTTATGCGGGCAGAGGGCGGTGGCCTTGGTATTTTCTTTCTGTTAAAATTCAGCGCCCAGTTATGGAAGATGGAGACCGATTCTGATGGTGTTGCATCATGGGTGCTCGGAAGAACCGTTGAACTGGACAAGCTACTTCCCTTGAATCTAgaagaggaagagaactcagaagaGGAGGAGTGCTCAGAAGAGGAAGATAACGAGTTCCCATTCCCAGGTATACAAGGGTTTGCTGAATACAATAATGTGGTTTTCCTGTGGACACATATCCACAACTTCACAGTCCAGCTTGAGTCACTGCAGTTCAAGAAAGTGTCCAGAACACACATGCTGGCTCGCTATCATCCATTTGAAAGTGCCTATGCTGCAGGTATGCCTTTACATTGTGGGTATAACAAATCCAAATATTATTTGTAATTGGTTGATTGAATGCCATTTTCACATCCTTTCGTGCTAAGCTAGTAATTTTAAGTGGTGCCATATGAATTGTTCCTTTTGCTACTTGATGATCTTTTCTCAACATATAGCGATGTTGTTCTAGTGTTTCTTTTTGGATGTTTGTGTGGTGGTGTTCTATGTAATGGTTATGATTTGGAAAAACAACTTTTAGTGGTAGCTAGCCAGTTCCGCTTTTCTAGAGAGGTGATTCTAGTGTATCGTCATTTTTAGTTCCCTTGGTTCAAACCGGCTGTGGACCTCCTTTGTCAAAAAATAAGATAAAATGTAGCAATGTTTTTGTTTGTTATTCTCATACTCTATTATGGAATTAAATGGTTTGAATCAGAGGTGTGAAATTCATTATCTGTTTACTCTGTTGTCATCCTAGAATGAAACAATGACAAAAGATAAACAGTTTTTTGTACAATAATTGAACTAAATTTTATTGTTGGCTGCCTATTGGCATATTCAAGAATTGTATAATGAGTATTGATGCATAGCTACAGTGCAGATGCTTCTCAAGATGAGATACGTTACGTTTGGAAATTGAGACAACTACATGAAAGAAAAAACAGCATGAACCAAGTGAGATGTCGAATAGGTAGATCAGTTGGCACATTATGAAGCTTTCAGTCATTCAATATTATTATCACTGGTCTTACTAATCTTACATCCACAATAATGACTTGGTTTGATAGGCGTGGGACGTCGTGCGGACGAGCTTGTCAGCACtggcacccgggctgccaaagcaacACCGGCGCCCGAGCAGcaaggcccgagcgaccaacggagcagcggcgcccgagttgaggcagccgacgagcctgacgcagccgtcccgacgcagccgaggacgaggccggcgaggtagaccgccgggccgtcatgcagacgcggcggaggcgggtgatgtggatcgatgggcgggtcggcgcgcgagcgacggctatgattggttgtcgcatggcgcgaggccgtcgGGTCGGGGagatgcaggtgtcccggtcgaAGCAGGGCGACGGGCGGACCGACGCGCGGACGACGGCTGGCCCTGACGGGCCGCCCCGGCGCGCGTGGCCGtcgggtcggaggagaggccggctggtcgcgccggggtcggagtagaggcgctcggggtcgacggcggcggtgggcgacgcaaaccgatcaagaatagatcagaaaaccaaaaagaaaccgcgcgatcaagatgaccggcggTAGAGAGAAAACCCTGGAGCAAGGCtcggggaaaagactctctagggcagccggtcaacacgaccggcggacgaaccctaggtacgggcggcgcggcacCCGCCGACGGTCATGGaagccgaccgccccgggggcgacgcgcgggtgcggaagcggcggcggctagggtttaggatcgacttgcgatagtaTAATGTatccgagccaagaggtcttgggttcaagacctcttggctcggataccatgttagaagggagagagggattcggtggaatagttcgttgtattgcttgagcctggtgggcatatatataggagtacaatgaccaacttggagtacaagacaaggtaggaacaaatcctagtctatcctatacttcctaatataCATTATACTCAACATTACTAATCTTACATCCACAATAATGACTTGGTTTGATACTTGAAAAACATTTGTTCTGCCAGTGGCAAGTTAGAAAAATAATAATTTGAGTTTATTTCATCTTTGCTGGTTAAATGTATTCGAACATATGAATAGTCATGATCCTTTTTATTGCTAGAGTTTATTAGTATGGCTATATTTTATTTTATCCGATATGGCATGGAGCGAGCTTAAGCATAATTTTAGGTAACCTGCCCCTTCAGGTCAGGTCAGCTAATAGTCTGAGAGCGCATATTCTTCATTTTTATGACACTAGTGAGTAAATTCTTTTTTGAGAATATTCTCTTTATTTGATAGTAGATGGGTATATGTTTATCTACTCATCGTCATGATATATTAAACCCGAGTTATTTTCCTCAAATTATATATGTGTGCTTATCCAAATATCTCATCGATTTCCCCTCGTATCTACTTAATCTGATACGAATGGTACTATTAGTGCATAGCTGCAGTGCAGATGTTTCTCAAGACGAGATACATAATGGTTGGAATGCCCCCTTGTAGGCACGGGCATTGGTGGTGGACATGATGGGACTAAACTTTTGCACAATACCTAAGATGATTGGTCAGATGGATATGCTAGTGTGGTGTATTAATAGAGTAAGTAAGCTTATCTTTAAATAGTAGCACAATGAAATATTTCCCTTTCTTTTGCTTCATTGATAATTTCTGTTTACTTTTACGGGTTGCAACATTGCATTTGCTATTTTTGTGGCTACGAATCCAAGCGTGATTTGTAAGTTGTCCCCTGTACACGAGTAATTGATGCCCAACAATACTGAGCATTTGGCTTTGAACTTCGTTTTTTTAAACTAGGGCCTATATAAATTGCCATCTCACATTGCTGTTCACTGGGATTGTTGTAATGCCGAGTGCTTCGTTGCAATTTTTTAATAATCTTACTTGATATATCTGGTTGTTTTCAGTAACTCTATAGTTTATTTTTTTCTCATCCTcactaattactccctccgttccttaatataagaccttttaactactccctccgttcctaaatataagtctttgtagagattccactatgaactacatacggatgtatatagatgcattttagagtgtagattcactcattttgctccgtatgtggtccatagtgaaatctctccaaagacttatatttaggaacggagggagtatttcaaaaTATTGACTACATACATACTAAAATGAGTGAACATACATACTAAAATGTGTCTAGATACATAAGAATCAATAAAaagctaaaaggtcttatattaggaaacggagggagtatttgagatTGAAAGCATGCAAAACATTAAAGCTAAATCTTGCAAATACAATTTTGAGATAGTATCGAACTTATAACATTCTCACTATAGTTTTTCACCCTCAGTTTGTAACTAAAATTTACATATCAGATTTCTAAATCCAAAGTGAGAACTGTTTACTATACTACGTTAAGGTTTTATGTTTACATTTTTTCATAAGAGAATAATAAATCTGAACACAtagtttttgtttttaccttggCTGCCTTGACTATGGTCTTCCCTAATACCTTTGTTAAACCTCTTCCAAGATTCACCTCGCATACATCccttatgctctatccattcagaCCAAAGTACCTAAATCAAAGGTCTTCCACCTCGAGAACTTTTGGGTTGACCACCCAGGCTTCAGAGTTATTCCAACAAGCTTGGAGTCTCCCTTCGAAACACTGAGACGGCAGAGGCACATCtcttatattttctactccctccattccaaaataagtgtcgtggttttagttcaattaGAGGAGCCTTTAAAATCCGGAGCAGAAATCCTTCCTGCCTCTCATCGCTATTGCAAATGTGAACTTAGTCGTCAACCTTATCATCGGACTTGAAGAACAAAGGCCTATTCTTGACTTTAGGAATTTGCCAACCCCTATATATCACCTCTGAACTGATACGGAATCTGCTATTTTTGACTCTTTAGTTAAATATACGTATCACAATGTAATCTGCTGTACATGGCAGTCATCATTGGAGTGAAATAGTGAATCATGACTGAACAAGGAGCAGTTCCATCCAAATAAATATCATCTTTTGAATGAAGGCAATATAAATTGCTATAAGTGGAACACTTACACAGTCAATTTTAGTCTTGATCAATGGGGTGCAGAAGGAAGACGATGGGCAACGATGGTGGCGAAGCTCCAGCATGCAGCGGCACCTACCTAGCTCGTATATTCCGTATATGAGGAACAGTACAACCTTGTTTGACAAATGACATTGATTATTGCTCCGCAGGTGCAGAGATGGCCTGTTGGGCGTAGGCTCTTCCGTTCTGTGTGCCCGAGATGTAGAAATGGCTTGTTCGGCTGAGATCATTTGGTGTGGTCCCTCTTCGTACTACTCGTAGCGCGCACCGGTGAACTGATCTATGCAGTGGGCTTGTAAAAAATTAATTGCGTAAGTTGCTGACTTGTAGAATTATTATGTTGAAACTCTTATCCTGTCCTGGCTAATGAATGTTGGATGTTGAACTGTAACTGCCTGCCTGGTGCTGctttccttcttttttcttttctttgaggcGGCGACTGGAGTATTGGTTGAGTTTGTTATCGTCTGAAGTATTTTGTGAGTTAGCTTCTTATTATTCTGCTGAAAAAGGTTGGGCCTCTGAACTGAAGATGTAAGATAGTCTGCTCCGTGTTGCAAGCTGGTGTCATTTGTTCTTACTAGGATGGGCACAACcaagaagaaaaatgaaaaaacaaCAACATAAGGGTCAAGGCGAGCCGAACGACCCACTGCAACAAAACATCAAGCATTACTGTTACCATTGACAACAGCGGGATAGGTGTATGAACTCCATCGTCGTCACCAGATCGAACCACACATGTCAGATCATGTGTTTTCTCCCATAAGAGAAGATTCAAGCGAACTACAGACAAGCACCTTCAACAAGGGAGCATGAACGTCATTGCCAGGTGCAATCGGTAAAGTCACCTTTATGCGGCCTAAATTTTACTCCAACTGATTTTTGGTGCCCTATAATACAGATGCTCTAGCAAGAGCACTAGCTACCTCTTACTCCATAATAATTAAGCACATGCTATGAAATAACCGAGGATTTTGTAGCCACCCAACAATTTTCAATTTTAGCAGGAAATCGTCAAGACCTGCAAGTTGAAGGGGAAGACTTGCTTGGTCATCAAGTCCAAACCTACTGCAcatagagtatttaacaaaaaactaccataATTCATGGAACCGTGCCTACAAACTACCACTTTATAAATTTGTGCCGAAAACTACCGTTTTCTCACTAAtctttgactaaaaactaccaaATCTGAAAAGAGCCCGATTCGGCTCTTTTAAACGTGTTTCTGACTagttgggcccacacgtcagtgtctaTCTTCTTGCTCCTCCTATATCTCTCTTAGGCATTTCAACAAACACCTCGTCTTCGTGCCCCACGGCCGGGAGCTCGCCGGCAAGCGAGAGCACGCGCACCTCGGTGGCTGGCCCATCCAACCCCCGGCcgaccctcctcctccttctccccctctgGCCGGAGCACAACCTCTAGCAGGGCGGCGGTGCGCCCCTCCATTGCACGCGGCGGCGCTCCTCTGGCCAGAGCGCGGCGATGCACCCCGGAGCACGACGAAAGTGCACCCCTCGGCTCCAGCCGGCAAGGCAAGGAGCAGCAGCAACGGCGGTCGGCAAGGAATAGCAGCAGGCGCGGGCGACAAGGAGCAGCAGGGAGCAGCCGGCGCGGGCGGCAAGGAGTAGCAGGAGCAGCAAGCGCGTCCGTGCGCGACCATGGCTGAGATCGAGCCCGGGCGCGGGTGACAAGGGGTAGCAGGGAGCAGTCGGCGCGGCGGCAAGGAGTAGCAGGAGCAACTAGCGCGACCATGGCTGAGCTCGAGCCCGGGCGCGGCGACGGCCATGACTAGCTCCTGCCATTAATCTGTGAAAAGGAGAGAGGCCAACTCAATGGCGAGGTTGCGGCGAGTCTGAGAGAGGCCAGAGGCGAGGCTGCAGCTATGGCGCATGGGGGCAGGGTACTGGACTGCTTCGCCGTGTGCGTGGGAGCCGGCGCCGGCTGCGGCTACCGGTGTGCGCGCGCTGGCGCCGGAGGAGGAGATGGCGGAGAGGAAGGCTCTGGTGCCCGGGAGCAGCCAGGTGGTGAGGCTCAGCGACCTCGTTGTCCAGGACGCTGGGCTTCCATCTGCTGGCCGCCGTCGCGTGCTTCGCCGGGGCGTCGCCATTTAAAAGAGCGCAGAATGCACGTgaggtgtttgaggaaatgccaaagagagagggaggaggaggaggaagaatattaatgctgacaggtgggcccatccTGTCAGAAAGGTGTTTAGAAGAGGCGAATTGGGCACTTTCCcgacatggtagtttttagtcaaagattagtgaaaaagtggtagttttcggcacaaatttgtaaagtggtagtttgtaGGCACGGTTTCGCGAATTGTGGCAGTTTTTTATTAAATACTCACTGCACATGCATAGTCGTCGCTGACTACTTGTTTGTAGTGTCAGTGTGAGTACAAGGAGTGTGGAGTACTCTACTAGTACGTTGCTAGTGCCCTGGCAACGGGACAAAACTGACAACGCGTTCCCTTGCGCGTCCGGCCGAGGCAACGAGACAAGAGCGCAGTCAGTCTCAAAGCCTAAGACCCAAGTCCTAAACAAAACAAGTCTTCTTGCACACCGCGTCTTCATCACTGTCGAAACCTCCAACGAAGCTGCCACTCTGCTTTCTCGCTCGCCCTCTTTGATTCTAGCTATATATACGGATTGCAGCTTTGCAGCGAAGGCACTCTGCTTCTCATCCACTGCAAGCTCCACGCCTCCACCTCCACACACAAAGAGACGCAGCAGCCAGCTTATAATATGACGCAGAAGATCGTAATCGCGGTGCAGATGGCGAGCAGCAGGTGCCGGTCCAAGGCGCTGGCGCTGGTGGCGGCCACGCCCGGGGTGGACTCGGTGGCGCTGGCCGGAGACGCCAAGGACCAGGTGGTGGTCGTCGGCGATGGCGTCGACTCCGTCAAACTCACCAGCGCGCTGCGTAGGAAGGTCGGCCACGCGCAGCTGCTGCAGGTCGGCGACGCCAAGGAGGACGGGAAGAAGCCGGCGGCCGCGGTGGTCGAACACTACCCGCACTCCGGGTACTCCTACCCGTACGGCGACTACTACCCATCGCAACCGGCGCCTGTCAACGTCTTCTACGAGCAGCAGCACTACCCTGTTGCCGCCGCCGTCGAGGCGTACGGGTACCCATGCTCGCGGCCGGAGCCGGGCACATGTTCGGTAATGTAGATAGGGAAGGAGGAATTTGTTGGTTAATCCTGTCGCGTGTATTACTACAGTAGTGTTCAGCTAGCTATAGTGTCGAATTTCAGTTAGTTAAGCTGGCATCAATTTCAGGTCTTGTGTTTGCTTAGATCCTATTCCTATGTAATCGCCTGCGACCTGCAGCTCAAAGCCTCAAAGGGCAGAGTTTCTAACAAGCAGACCGTCAGCATGACAAGTCCGGTCTCCACTTCGCAGTCCAACAAAATCTGTCTCGCGCCCAAAAAATGGACAACACGGCGGTGTTCCCACAAATATTCTGCTCAAATCCGCAATCGGCTTCCGGAACCGAGATCTCGGGTGGTGTCTGCTCTGATGGCTCCAACAAATCTGATCCTGCAGGGGTTAACACTCAACAGCAGAGATCGTCCACGTCCAGTGCGTTCTCCTTTCTTGTGGTAAGATGAAAGTCCTCCAACCCAAACCCAGTGCTAGATGTTTGAAATTGGCATAGACTTttagggtgtgtttggattgtggccaaagtgcaccttaccaaaaaatttggcatgtctgtgaattctagccaactctagttcatttttttttcaatgttgaccaaatcatgggcaaccaaaa
This DNA window, taken from Triticum aestivum cultivar Chinese Spring chromosome 1D, IWGSC CS RefSeq v2.1, whole genome shotgun sequence, encodes the following:
- the LOC123180152 gene encoding uncharacterized protein isoform X1; its protein translation is MSCDEMSRRRRRRPRSPPPPPAPVPPLEDDNLLSEILLRLPPDPSSLPRASLVSKRWLGLVSDPGFCRRFRLHHRHNPPLIGFFEGFRFQPTMDPPNRVPDGHFSVRIDTGGMFRNFGSRHGLLLTFHGTGNQLLVWDPFNVAQHRVAVPPGFDEKKHFISGAVYRAAGDIQHFQVVLVSAETDELQHRQVIARVYSSETGAWGDRISTPCSSKLPTNMGFSLSVLVGHSLYWLFVDISTGRVDGIVEFDLEMQILAVKPMPVDIAKEKQGKFQLMRAEGGGLGIFFLLKFSAQLWKMETDSDGVASWVLGRTVELDKLLPLNLEEEENSEEEECSEEEDNEFPFPGIQGFAEYNNVVFLWTHIHNFTVQLESLQFKKVSRTHMLARYHPFESAYAADASQDEIRYVWKLRQLHERKNSMNQVRCRIGVGRRADELVSTGTRAAKATPAPEQQGPSDQRSSGARVEAADEPDAAVPTQPRTRPAR
- the LOC123180152 gene encoding uncharacterized protein isoform X2 codes for the protein MSCDEMSRRRRRRPRSPPPPPAPVPPLEDDNLLSEILLRLPPDPSSLPRASLVSKRWLGLVSDPGFCRRFRLHHRHNPPLIGFFEGFRFQPTMDPPNRVPDGHFSVRIDTGGMFRNFGSRHGLLLTFHGTGNQLLVWDPFNVAQHRVAVPPGFDEKKHFISGAVYRAAGDIQHFQVVLVSAETDELQHRQVIARVYSSETGAWGDRISTPCSSKLPTNMGFSLSVLVGHSLYWLFVDISTGRVDGIVEFDLEMQILAVKPMPVDIAKEKQGKFQLMRAEGGGLGIFFLLKFSAQLWKMETDSDGVASWVLGRTVELDKLLPLNLEEEENSEEEECSEEEDNEFPFPGIQGFAEYNNVVFLWTHIHNFTVQLESLQFKKVSRTHMLARYHPFESAYAAGTGIGGGHDGTKLLHNT
- the LOC123164469 gene encoding disease resistance protein Pik-1, with amino-acid sequence MTQKIVIAVQMASSRCRSKALALVAATPGVDSVALAGDAKDQVVVVGDGVDSVKLTSALRRKVGHAQLLQVGDAKEDGKKPAAAVVEHYPHSGYSYPYGDYYPSQPAPVNVFYEQQHYPVAAAVEAYGYPCSRPEPGTCSVM